A window from Microbacterium ginsengiterrae encodes these proteins:
- the carA gene encoding glutamine-hydrolyzing carbamoyl-phosphate synthase small subunit yields the protein MTSATPSIAQTPAPAVLVLEDGTRHRGRAYGAEGTTLGEVVFSTGMSGYQETITDPSYAGQIVLQTAPHIGNTGMNDEDRESRRIWVAGYIVRDPSRVVSNWRANASLDEILVRDGIVGISGIDTRAVTRHIRSAGSMRGGIFSGADAELDAEEQLRRVTAAPEMSGQNLSAQVSVTEATVTPATAERIGNLAVLDLGVKQATVDNLAARGFDVHVLPQTATIDEIRAIDPVAVFYSNGPGDPAASDDHVELLRAVLDDELPFFGICFGNQLLGRALGLGTYKLPFGHRGINQPVLDKTTGRVEITAHNHGFAVEAPLEGSFDSPNGYGRVEVSHVGLNDHVVEGLRALDIPAFSVQYHPEAAAGPHDANYLFDRFRDVVVAHLAQKDAM from the coding sequence GTGACCAGCGCAACACCTTCGATCGCTCAGACACCGGCCCCGGCCGTTCTCGTGCTGGAGGACGGCACGCGCCACCGCGGACGGGCATACGGCGCGGAGGGCACGACCCTCGGTGAGGTCGTGTTCTCGACCGGCATGTCCGGCTACCAGGAGACGATCACCGACCCCTCGTACGCCGGCCAGATCGTCCTGCAGACCGCACCGCACATCGGCAACACCGGCATGAACGACGAGGACCGCGAGTCCCGTCGCATCTGGGTGGCCGGGTACATCGTCCGCGACCCATCGCGTGTGGTGTCCAACTGGCGGGCGAACGCCTCGCTCGACGAGATCCTCGTCCGCGACGGCATCGTCGGCATCAGCGGCATCGACACCCGTGCCGTCACCCGGCACATCCGGTCGGCCGGCTCGATGCGCGGCGGGATCTTCTCCGGCGCTGACGCCGAGTTGGATGCCGAGGAGCAGCTGCGTCGCGTCACGGCGGCCCCCGAGATGAGTGGACAGAACCTCTCCGCGCAGGTGTCGGTGACCGAGGCCACCGTCACCCCGGCCACCGCTGAGCGCATCGGGAACCTCGCGGTGCTCGACCTCGGCGTCAAGCAGGCCACCGTCGACAACCTCGCCGCACGCGGCTTCGACGTCCACGTCCTCCCGCAGACGGCGACGATCGACGAGATCCGTGCGATCGATCCCGTCGCCGTGTTCTACTCCAACGGTCCCGGCGATCCGGCCGCCTCGGACGACCACGTCGAGCTGCTTCGTGCCGTGCTCGACGACGAGCTGCCGTTCTTCGGCATCTGCTTCGGCAATCAGCTGCTCGGACGCGCACTCGGCCTCGGCACCTACAAGCTGCCGTTCGGTCATCGCGGCATCAATCAGCCCGTGCTGGACAAGACGACCGGCCGTGTGGAGATCACCGCGCACAACCACGGTTTCGCCGTCGAGGCACCGCTGGAGGGTTCGTTCGACAGCCCCAACGGGTACGGCAGGGTCGAGGTCAGCCACGTCGGGCTGAACGACCACGTCGTCGAGGGCCTCCGTGCGCTCGACATCCCGGCCTTCTCCGTGCAGTACCACCCCGAGGCTGCAGCGGGTCCGCACGACGCCAACTACCTCTTCGACCGTTTCCGCGACGTCGTCGTCGCCCACCTCGCACAGAAGGACGCCATGTAA
- the carB gene encoding carbamoyl-phosphate synthase large subunit: MPKRDDINSVLVIGSGPIVIGQACEFDYSGTQACRVLREEGVRVILVNSNPATIMTDPDFADATYVEPITPEVIETIIAKEKPDAILPTLGGQTALNAAMALDERGILAKYGVELIGAKVDAIKKGEDRQVFKELVIEAGADVAASVICHSMDELIAGAEKLGYPLVVRPSFTMGGLGSGFAYDEEDLRRIGGAGLHDSPTSEVLLEESILGWKEYELELMRDTSDNTVVVCSIENVDPVGVHTGDSITVAPALTLTDREYQRLRDIGIDIIRAVGVDTGGCNIQFAVNPENGRIIVIEMNPRVSRSSALASKATGFPIAKLAAKLALGYRLDEIPNDITGVTPASFEPTLDYVVVKVPRFAFEKFPAADATLTTTMKSVGEAMAIGRNYATALQKALRSLEKRGSSFHWGEEPRSVEELLEISKTPTDGRIVVLQQALRKGATVEQAFDATAIDPWFLDQIVLINEVAETVRTAAELDADVIRYAKEHGFSDAQLAQLRGVTEAEVRGIRHGLGVRPVYKTVDTCAGEFPALTPYHYSSYDFETEVAPSERTKVVIIGSGPNRIGQGVEFDYSCVHASFALSDAGYETIMVNCNPETVSTDYDTSDRLYFEPLTLEDVLEVLDAEAASGTILGVVCQLGGQTPLGLAKGIEAAGYTVLGTSPEAIDIAEERELFSQLLDSAGLVAPRHGTVTDVDGAVRIAEDIGFPVLVRPSFVLGGRGMEIVYDSASLRDYFVRTAGEVIVGPGTPLLVDRFLDDAIELDVDALYDGEELYIGGVMEHLEEAGIHSGDSSCTLPPISLGRSDIDRVREATLAIAKGVGVRGLLNVQFAISAGVLYVIEANPRASRTVPFVSKALGIPMAKAASRIMAGASIAELKDEKLLPASDGSHVPLGAPVAVKEAVLPFKRFRTKDGKIVDSVLGPEMRSTGEVMGIDKDFPTAFAKSQAAAYGGMPTSGTVFISVADADKRAVILPAHRLQQLGFTLVATEGTAEILSRNGIAVTVVSKFSETQGSGEQNIVDLINAGEIDIVVNTPSGGTARADGYEIRAAAVAADKALFTTMAVLGAAVSGMDAADEGFDVKSLQEYALDRRAAL, encoded by the coding sequence ATGCCCAAGCGCGACGACATCAATTCCGTACTCGTCATCGGATCGGGCCCGATCGTCATCGGTCAGGCCTGTGAGTTCGACTACTCGGGGACGCAGGCGTGCCGCGTGCTCCGTGAAGAGGGCGTGCGCGTCATCCTCGTCAACTCCAACCCCGCGACGATCATGACCGACCCCGACTTCGCGGATGCCACGTACGTCGAGCCGATCACCCCCGAGGTGATCGAGACGATCATCGCCAAGGAGAAGCCGGACGCGATCCTTCCGACGCTCGGCGGACAGACGGCCCTGAACGCCGCCATGGCGCTGGACGAGCGCGGCATCCTCGCCAAGTACGGCGTCGAGCTTATCGGCGCGAAGGTCGATGCGATCAAGAAGGGCGAGGACCGTCAGGTCTTCAAGGAGCTCGTGATCGAGGCCGGCGCCGACGTGGCGGCCTCTGTGATCTGCCACTCCATGGACGAGCTCATCGCCGGTGCCGAGAAGCTCGGCTACCCGCTCGTCGTCCGCCCGAGCTTCACCATGGGCGGTCTGGGATCCGGCTTCGCCTACGACGAGGAGGACCTCCGTCGCATCGGCGGCGCGGGTCTGCACGACTCGCCCACCAGCGAGGTCCTGCTGGAGGAGTCCATCCTCGGCTGGAAGGAGTACGAGCTCGAGCTCATGCGCGACACCTCCGACAACACGGTCGTCGTGTGCTCCATCGAGAACGTCGACCCCGTCGGTGTGCACACGGGCGACTCGATCACCGTGGCTCCCGCCCTCACGCTCACGGACCGGGAGTACCAGCGGCTCCGCGACATCGGCATCGACATCATCCGTGCCGTCGGCGTGGACACCGGCGGGTGCAACATCCAGTTCGCGGTGAACCCCGAGAACGGCCGCATCATCGTCATCGAGATGAACCCGCGCGTCTCCCGGTCCTCCGCACTCGCGTCCAAGGCGACGGGGTTCCCGATCGCGAAGCTCGCAGCGAAGCTCGCTCTCGGCTACCGCCTCGATGAGATCCCCAACGACATCACCGGCGTCACCCCGGCGAGCTTCGAGCCGACCCTCGATTACGTCGTGGTCAAGGTGCCGCGGTTCGCGTTCGAGAAGTTCCCCGCCGCTGACGCCACGCTGACGACCACCATGAAGTCCGTCGGCGAGGCCATGGCGATCGGTCGCAACTACGCCACCGCCCTGCAGAAGGCGCTGCGCTCCCTCGAGAAGCGCGGATCGAGCTTCCACTGGGGCGAAGAGCCCCGCAGCGTCGAGGAGCTCCTCGAGATCTCGAAGACCCCGACCGACGGCCGCATCGTCGTGCTCCAGCAGGCACTGCGTAAGGGCGCGACGGTCGAGCAGGCCTTCGACGCCACCGCGATCGATCCGTGGTTCCTCGATCAGATCGTGCTCATCAACGAGGTCGCCGAGACGGTTCGCACAGCGGCCGAGCTGGACGCCGACGTGATCCGGTACGCGAAGGAGCACGGCTTCTCCGACGCGCAGCTCGCGCAGCTGCGCGGCGTCACCGAGGCAGAGGTCCGCGGCATCCGTCACGGGCTCGGCGTCCGCCCCGTCTACAAGACCGTCGACACGTGCGCCGGCGAGTTCCCCGCGCTCACGCCGTACCACTACTCGAGCTACGACTTCGAGACCGAGGTCGCACCGTCCGAGCGCACCAAGGTCGTCATCATCGGCTCAGGGCCGAACCGCATCGGCCAGGGCGTCGAGTTCGACTACTCGTGCGTGCACGCGTCGTTCGCGCTGTCGGATGCCGGTTACGAGACGATCATGGTCAACTGCAACCCGGAGACGGTCTCGACGGACTACGACACGTCCGACCGGCTGTACTTCGAACCGCTCACCCTCGAGGACGTCCTCGAGGTGCTCGATGCGGAGGCCGCCAGCGGCACGATCCTCGGCGTCGTCTGCCAGCTCGGCGGCCAGACCCCTCTGGGGCTGGCCAAGGGCATCGAGGCCGCCGGCTACACGGTCCTCGGCACGAGCCCCGAGGCCATCGACATCGCCGAGGAGCGCGAGCTGTTCTCGCAGCTGCTGGACTCGGCCGGTCTCGTCGCCCCGCGACACGGCACGGTGACCGACGTCGACGGTGCCGTCCGGATCGCCGAGGACATCGGCTTCCCCGTTCTCGTGCGCCCGAGCTTCGTGCTCGGCGGCCGCGGCATGGAGATCGTCTACGACAGCGCGAGCCTGCGCGACTACTTCGTCCGCACCGCCGGCGAGGTCATCGTCGGTCCTGGCACGCCGTTGCTGGTCGACCGCTTCCTCGACGACGCGATCGAACTCGACGTCGACGCCCTGTACGACGGCGAGGAGCTGTACATCGGCGGTGTCATGGAGCACCTCGAGGAGGCCGGCATCCACTCCGGTGACTCCAGCTGCACCCTGCCGCCGATCTCGCTGGGTCGCAGCGACATCGACCGCGTACGGGAGGCCACCCTCGCGATCGCGAAGGGCGTCGGGGTGCGCGGTCTTCTCAACGTGCAGTTCGCCATCAGCGCCGGAGTCCTCTACGTGATCGAGGCCAACCCGCGCGCGAGCCGGACCGTCCCGTTCGTGTCGAAGGCGCTCGGCATCCCGATGGCGAAGGCCGCGAGCCGGATCATGGCGGGCGCGAGCATCGCCGAGCTGAAGGACGAGAAGCTGCTGCCCGCGTCCGACGGGTCGCACGTTCCGCTCGGTGCGCCCGTTGCCGTGAAGGAGGCCGTGCTGCCGTTCAAACGGTTCCGCACGAAGGACGGCAAGATCGTCGACTCCGTGCTCGGACCGGAGATGCGCTCGACCGGCGAGGTCATGGGCATCGACAAGGACTTCCCGACCGCGTTCGCGAAGAGCCAGGCGGCCGCCTACGGCGGGATGCCGACGTCGGGCACCGTGTTCATCTCGGTCGCGGATGCCGACAAGCGCGCGGTCATCCTCCCTGCACACCGGCTCCAGCAGCTGGGATTCACGCTCGTCGCCACGGAGGGGACCGCAGAGATCCTGTCCCGCAACGGCATCGCCGTCACCGTGGTGTCGAAGTTCAGCGAGACGCAGGGCTCCGGTGAGCAGAACATCGTCGACCTCATCAACGCCGGCGAGATCGACATCGTCGTGAACACCCCCTCCGGTGGCACCGCGCGCGCCGACGGGTACGAGATCCGTGCCGCCGCCGTGGCCGCCGACAAGGCGCTGTTCACCACGATGGCTGTCCTCGGTGCCGCGGTGAGCGGTATGGACGCCGCCGACGAGGGCTTCGACGTGAAGAGCCTGCAGGAGTATGCGCTCGACAGGCGGGCGGCTCTGTGA
- the metK gene encoding methionine adenosyltransferase encodes MSALRLFTSESVTEGHPDKICDQISDSILDGLLAKDPASRVAVETLVTTGLVHVAGEIRTEAYVDIPTIVREVVNGIGYTSSDTGFDGDSCGVSVSVGEQSSDIAHGVDLAREHRDGSSSDALDGLGAGDQGIMFGFATVETPELMPMAGHTAHRIAERLTEVRRSGELGFLRPDGKTQVTLGYEGFTPKTIDAVVLSTQHHPDVSQDELKDQVRRLVIDPVLENTGLEMPADDRYFINPAGPFVTGGPKGDAGLTGRKIIIDTYGGAARHGGGAFSGKDPSKVDRSGAYAMRWVAKNAVAAGLADRLEVQVAYAIGVARPVGLYVETFGTGRVSDEVITRAIREVFDLRPRAIIEELDLLRPIYRQTAAYGHFGRELPDFTWERTDRADELRRAAGL; translated from the coding sequence ATGAGCGCACTGCGTCTTTTCACGTCTGAATCCGTCACCGAGGGTCACCCGGACAAGATCTGCGACCAGATCTCCGACAGCATCCTCGACGGCCTGCTCGCCAAGGACCCCGCGTCACGCGTCGCGGTCGAGACCCTCGTCACCACGGGGCTCGTCCACGTCGCCGGCGAGATCCGCACCGAGGCGTACGTCGACATCCCGACCATCGTCCGCGAGGTCGTCAACGGGATCGGCTATACCTCGAGCGACACCGGCTTCGACGGTGATTCCTGCGGCGTGAGCGTGTCGGTAGGGGAGCAGTCCAGCGACATCGCCCACGGTGTCGACCTCGCACGGGAGCACCGCGACGGCAGCTCGAGCGATGCCCTCGACGGTCTCGGCGCCGGCGACCAGGGCATCATGTTCGGCTTCGCGACGGTCGAGACGCCGGAGCTCATGCCGATGGCGGGCCACACCGCCCATCGCATCGCGGAGCGACTCACCGAGGTGCGGCGCTCCGGTGAGCTCGGTTTCCTCCGTCCGGACGGCAAGACGCAGGTCACGCTGGGCTACGAGGGCTTCACCCCGAAGACCATCGATGCCGTGGTGCTTTCGACGCAGCACCACCCCGATGTGTCGCAGGACGAGTTGAAGGATCAGGTCCGGCGCCTGGTGATCGATCCCGTGCTGGAGAACACGGGCCTCGAGATGCCGGCGGACGATCGTTACTTCATCAACCCGGCCGGTCCGTTCGTGACCGGCGGACCCAAGGGTGATGCGGGCCTCACCGGCCGCAAGATCATCATCGACACCTACGGCGGCGCGGCCCGCCACGGCGGCGGAGCGTTCAGCGGCAAGGATCCGTCCAAGGTCGACCGTTCCGGCGCGTACGCGATGCGCTGGGTCGCGAAGAACGCCGTCGCGGCCGGTCTCGCCGACCGCCTGGAAGTGCAGGTCGCGTACGCGATCGGCGTCGCCCGCCCCGTCGGGCTCTACGTCGAGACCTTCGGCACCGGTCGCGTCTCCGACGAGGTCATCACGCGCGCCATCCGCGAGGTCTTCGACCTTCGTCCACGGGCGATCATCGAGGAGCTCGACCTGCTGCGGCCGATCTACCGCCAGACGGCCGCGTACGGCCACTTCGGCAGGGAACTGCCGGACTTCACGTGGGAGCGCACCGACCGCGCCGACGAGCTGCGCCGCGCCGCGGGGCTGTGA
- a CDS encoding aspartate carbamoyltransferase catalytic subunit: MRHLLDTHTLDRETALRILDVAEDMSDTQSREIKKLPTLRGKTVVNLFFEDSTRTRISFEAAAKRLSADVINFAAKGSSVSKGESLKDTAQTLQAMGADAVVIRHSASGAPRTLATSGWISAGVVNAGDGTHEHPTQALLDAFTIRKRRCGTASRGRDLAGVRVVIVGDVLHSRVARSNVWLLTTLGADVTLVSPPTLVPQNVSQWPVRVLYDLDEALADGPDAVMMLRIQLERMNAAYFPSEREYSRTWGLDAVRAGSLPSDSIVMHPGPMNRGLEISSEAADSPRSTVLEQVTNGVSVRMAVLYMLLAGERDDERGRDL; this comes from the coding sequence ATGAGGCACCTTCTCGACACCCACACCCTCGACCGCGAGACCGCCTTGCGGATCCTCGACGTCGCAGAGGACATGTCCGACACGCAGTCGCGCGAGATCAAGAAGCTGCCGACCCTGCGCGGCAAGACCGTCGTGAACCTCTTCTTCGAGGACTCCACTCGCACGCGCATCTCCTTCGAAGCCGCGGCCAAGCGGTTGTCGGCCGACGTCATCAACTTCGCCGCGAAAGGGTCCAGCGTCTCGAAGGGCGAGAGCCTCAAGGACACCGCCCAGACCCTGCAGGCGATGGGAGCGGATGCCGTCGTCATCCGCCATTCCGCATCGGGTGCTCCGCGGACGCTGGCCACCAGCGGGTGGATCTCGGCCGGCGTCGTCAACGCCGGGGACGGAACTCACGAGCACCCCACCCAGGCGCTGCTGGACGCCTTCACGATCCGCAAGCGCCGGTGCGGGACGGCGAGCCGAGGGCGCGACCTCGCCGGGGTCCGCGTCGTCATCGTCGGCGACGTCCTGCACTCCAGGGTCGCGCGGTCCAATGTGTGGCTCCTCACCACACTCGGGGCGGACGTCACGCTCGTCTCTCCGCCGACACTCGTGCCTCAGAACGTCTCACAGTGGCCGGTCCGCGTCCTCTACGACCTCGATGAGGCCCTCGCGGACGGGCCGGACGCCGTCATGATGCTGCGCATCCAGCTCGAGCGCATGAACGCGGCGTATTTCCCGAGTGAGCGGGAGTATTCCCGTACCTGGGGGCTGGATGCCGTGCGCGCGGGGTCCCTGCCGAGCGATAGCATTGTCATGCACCCCGGCCCCATGAATCGAGGCCTGGAGATATCCTCCGAAGCCGCGGATTCGCCGCGCTCCACGGTGTTGGAGCAGGTGACGAACGGAGTGTCCGTCCGCATGGCGGTCCTGTACATGCTGTTGGCCGGAGAACGAGACGACGAACGAGGGAGAGACCTGTGA
- the gmk gene encoding guanylate kinase: MPERSVPEVDRAAAARRAVERRRARASLKRDLTMRVVTPQSVVADAFADAGSVAGSMRITDFLLALPAIGVGKRDRILEELDISPVKRLGGLGVRQRTSLSQWLDERFPVPAPRAGRSRLLVLAGPTAVGKGTVAAYIREHNPEIHLSVSATTRAPRPGEIDGVHYYFVDDAEFDRLIAEDELLEYAVVHNRSRYGTPRAPIDAALAEGKTVLLEIDLQGARQVRAADPAATLIFLLPPSWDELVHRLVGRGTEDEEERTRRLRTAKVELAAQSEFDYRIVNEDVAVAAREVVELSEATAR; this comes from the coding sequence ATGCCTGAGCGCAGCGTCCCAGAAGTGGATCGTGCTGCTGCCGCCCGGCGCGCGGTGGAGCGACGACGTGCGCGGGCATCGCTGAAGCGCGACCTGACCATGCGGGTCGTGACGCCGCAGTCCGTCGTCGCCGACGCCTTCGCCGACGCGGGTTCGGTCGCCGGCTCGATGCGGATCACGGACTTCCTGCTCGCGCTCCCGGCGATCGGCGTCGGCAAGCGCGACCGCATCCTCGAGGAGCTGGACATCTCGCCCGTCAAGCGCCTTGGGGGTCTCGGCGTGCGTCAGCGCACGAGTCTGTCGCAGTGGCTGGACGAGCGCTTCCCTGTGCCCGCACCGCGGGCAGGGCGCAGCAGGCTGCTCGTCCTCGCCGGCCCCACCGCTGTCGGCAAGGGCACGGTGGCCGCGTACATCCGCGAGCACAACCCGGAGATCCACCTGTCGGTCTCCGCGACCACGCGTGCCCCTCGTCCCGGCGAGATCGACGGGGTGCACTACTACTTCGTCGACGACGCCGAGTTCGACCGGCTCATCGCCGAGGACGAACTGCTCGAGTACGCCGTCGTCCACAACCGCTCCCGCTACGGAACGCCGAGGGCGCCGATCGATGCGGCACTCGCGGAGGGCAAGACGGTCCTGCTGGAGATCGATCTGCAGGGCGCACGCCAGGTCAGGGCGGCCGACCCGGCGGCCACGCTCATCTTCCTGCTGCCGCCGTCGTGGGACGAGCTGGTGCACCGACTCGTCGGTCGGGGGACCGAGGACGAGGAGGAGCGGACCCGTCGGCTGCGCACGGCGAAGGTCGAACTCGCCGCCCAGAGCGAGTTCGATTACCGCATCGTGAACGAGGACGTCGCCGTCGCCGCCCGCGAGGTCGTAGAATTGTCTGAGGCAACCGCGCGCTGA
- the rpoZ gene encoding DNA-directed RNA polymerase subunit omega: MAGHHTKGIIDPPIDNLLDRVESKYELVIYASKRARQINDYYADLHEGNLFDNVGPLVDSSVEDKPLTIALHEINEDKLRLRHVE, translated from the coding sequence ATGGCCGGACACCACACCAAGGGCATCATCGACCCGCCCATCGACAACCTGCTCGACCGCGTCGAGTCGAAGTACGAACTCGTCATCTACGCGTCCAAGCGCGCCCGCCAGATCAACGACTACTACGCCGACCTGCACGAGGGCAACCTGTTCGACAACGTCGGGCCGCTGGTCGACTCGTCCGTCGAGGACAAGCCGCTCACCATCGCCCTGCACGAGATCAACGAGGACAAGCTCCGCCTTCGCCACGTCGAGTGA
- a CDS encoding dihydroorotase, with the protein MTETLVITGARMLGADGADILVEDGLIAEIGTGISREGARVIDADGLVALPGLVDLHTHLREPGYEASETILTGTRAAAAGGFTAVFAMPNTSPVADSAGVVEQELALGEAAGYATVQPIGAVTVGQKGERLAELGAMAASRARVRVFSDDGFCVSDPLIMRRALEYVKSFGGVIAQHAQDPRLTEGAQMNEGVVSAELGLAGWPAVAEESIIARDVLLAEHVGSRLHVCHLSTAGSVDIIRWAKKRGIDVTAEVTPHHLLLTDDLVRGYDARYKVNPPLRRTEDVLAVREGLADGTIDIVATDHAPHPAESKACEWPAAANGMVGLESALRVVHQSMVETGLLEWHDIARVMSAAPARIGRLTGHGTPLEAGRPANITLYDAQARGTFTTADLRGRSENSPYLGRELPGRVAWTVHNGTVTLEAGDIVEELSA; encoded by the coding sequence GTGACCGAGACCCTCGTGATCACCGGGGCACGGATGCTGGGCGCCGACGGCGCCGACATCCTCGTCGAGGACGGCCTCATCGCCGAGATCGGGACGGGCATCAGCCGCGAGGGGGCACGCGTCATCGACGCGGACGGCCTTGTCGCGCTTCCCGGACTGGTCGACCTGCACACGCACCTGCGCGAGCCCGGCTATGAAGCGTCCGAGACGATCCTCACGGGGACCAGAGCGGCGGCGGCAGGGGGTTTCACCGCGGTGTTCGCGATGCCGAACACCTCCCCGGTCGCCGATTCGGCCGGCGTGGTCGAGCAGGAGCTCGCGCTGGGGGAGGCCGCCGGTTACGCGACTGTGCAACCCATCGGCGCCGTGACCGTCGGGCAGAAGGGGGAGCGGCTGGCCGAACTCGGCGCCATGGCAGCCTCCCGGGCCAGGGTCCGCGTCTTCAGTGACGACGGATTCTGCGTCTCCGATCCGCTCATCATGCGTCGAGCCCTGGAATACGTGAAGTCCTTCGGGGGGGTCATCGCGCAGCACGCGCAGGATCCGCGCCTCACCGAGGGCGCGCAGATGAACGAGGGCGTCGTGTCCGCCGAGCTCGGCCTCGCCGGCTGGCCGGCGGTCGCCGAGGAGTCGATCATCGCGCGCGATGTGCTCCTCGCCGAGCACGTCGGCTCCCGTCTGCACGTGTGCCATCTCTCCACGGCCGGCTCCGTCGACATCATCCGCTGGGCCAAGAAGCGCGGAATCGACGTCACGGCCGAGGTCACCCCGCACCACCTGCTGCTCACCGACGATCTCGTGCGCGGCTACGACGCCCGCTACAAGGTGAACCCGCCGCTGCGTCGCACGGAGGACGTCCTCGCCGTCCGTGAGGGCCTGGCCGACGGCACGATCGACATCGTCGCCACCGACCACGCGCCTCACCCCGCCGAGAGCAAGGCGTGCGAATGGCCCGCTGCGGCGAACGGCATGGTCGGGCTCGAGAGCGCCCTGCGCGTGGTGCACCAGTCGATGGTCGAGACGGGGCTGCTGGAATGGCACGACATCGCTCGCGTCATGAGCGCAGCTCCCGCCCGGATCGGCAGACTGACCGGCCACGGCACACCACTCGAGGCCGGTCGCCCCGCGAACATCACCCTGTACGACGCCCAGGCGCGCGGCACGTTCACGACCGCGGACCTGCGTGGTCGCAGCGAGAACTCGCCGTACCTCGGGCGTGAACTGCCTGGGCGGGTCGCGTGGACCGTGCACAACGGCACCGTGACGCTGGAAGCGGGCGACATCGTCGAGGAGCTGAGCGCGTGA
- the pyrF gene encoding orotidine-5'-phosphate decarboxylase, which produces MTQRFGERTRAALSARGPLCVGIDPHASLLTAWGLEDSAAGAREFGLRVVEAAASRVALVKPQVSFFERFGSAGFAALEDVLAAARGAGLVVIADAKRGDIGTTMDAYAAAWLTPGSPLEADAVTVNPYLGVGALDGTFELAERGGKGVFVLAATSNPEATDLQRAQTAASQSVSSAVVSQVSTRNAQHTATGEWGSFGFVIGATVDWTDADLAPFSPAAPILAPGFGAQGAGPADLRARFGPSAAMVIAAESRSILRAGADGIAAAIDERVAAYWEVLDA; this is translated from the coding sequence GTGACGCAGCGGTTCGGTGAGCGGACGAGGGCGGCGCTTTCCGCACGCGGTCCGCTGTGCGTCGGTATCGACCCGCACGCCTCGCTGTTGACGGCCTGGGGGCTCGAGGACTCCGCCGCCGGCGCTCGTGAGTTCGGGCTGCGCGTCGTGGAGGCCGCGGCGTCACGGGTCGCACTCGTGAAGCCGCAGGTGTCGTTCTTCGAGCGTTTCGGCTCCGCCGGATTCGCCGCGCTCGAAGACGTCCTCGCCGCCGCCCGTGGCGCCGGACTCGTCGTGATCGCTGATGCGAAGCGCGGCGACATCGGTACGACGATGGACGCATACGCGGCCGCGTGGCTGACCCCCGGCTCGCCGCTCGAGGCGGATGCCGTGACGGTGAACCCCTACCTCGGAGTGGGAGCCCTCGACGGGACGTTCGAGCTCGCAGAGCGCGGCGGGAAGGGCGTGTTCGTCCTCGCCGCAACGAGCAACCCGGAGGCCACAGACCTGCAGCGCGCGCAGACGGCAGCATCGCAGTCCGTCTCGTCGGCCGTCGTCTCGCAGGTCAGCACGCGCAACGCGCAGCACACGGCGACCGGCGAGTGGGGGAGCTTCGGATTCGTGATCGGGGCGACGGTCGACTGGACCGACGCCGATCTCGCGCCGTTCTCCCCGGCCGCGCCCATCCTCGCGCCCGGGTTCGGCGCGCAGGGCGCCGGTCCCGCGGACCTGCGCGCCCGGTTCGGCCCTTCCGCGGCGATGGTGATCGCCGCGGAGAGCCGCAGCATCCTCCGCGCCGGCGCCGACGGCATCGCCGCGGCGATCGACGAGCGCGTCGCCGCATACTGGGAGGTCCTCGATGCCTGA